A window of the Microplitis mediator isolate UGA2020A chromosome 5, iyMicMedi2.1, whole genome shotgun sequence genome harbors these coding sequences:
- the LOC130667557 gene encoding polyprenol reductase, which produces MDLNLIKLIFLCFAIIVGITSFLIHFDENYLPIFLRRSFRHGKYAEKTSHKIVEKFEVPKRYFSHFYLFAAPLSTTVLLLCIYRYFYLGNLPEVIFTILDFLFNSSRKALVTSEQTITAITMITIQCWKRLYETHCVSVYSDAKMNISHYIVGFIHYIGTITCIIGESSGFVKGSDYDFHWSKLNSICIISAVFFLLSSYEQLKTNFILAHLRKNEKGVVVTKSYKIPNGRLFQYITAPLQLTEIIMYFTLTIILWQSSSFYYIFIWVLVNQTETAISSHRWYKKTFKNYPNHRKIYIPFLI; this is translated from the exons atggatttaaatttaatcaaattgatatttCTATGCTTTGCTATCATTGTTGGAATAACTAGTTTCCTAATtcattttgatgaaaattatcTACCAATATTTTTAAGAAGATCCTTTCGACACGGAAAATATGCTGAAAAAACTAGCCataaaattgtagaaaaatttgaagttcCTAAAAg atatttttcacatttttaccTATTTGCTGCTCCACTATCAACTACTGTTTTGCTCCTATGTatttacagatatttttaCTTAGGCAATCTGCCTGaagttatttttacaattttggACTTCTTATTCAACAGTTCTAGGAAAGCCCTTG taACATCAGAGCAAACAATTACAGCAATTACAATGATAACGATACAATGTTGGAAAAGATTGTATGAAACTCATTGTGTTAGCGTTTACAGCGAtgcaaaaatgaatataaGTCATTATATAGTTGGATTTATTCACTATATTGGGACAATAACATGCATAATCGGTGAATCATCTGGATTTGTAAAAG gttccGACTATGATTTTCACTGGagtaaattaaatagtatttgtATTATTTCCGCTGTGTTTTTTCTATTGTCGTCCTATgaacaattaaaaactaattttatattaGCACATTTACGAAAAAACGAAAAAGGAGTGGTTGTAactaaatcatataaaatcccAAATGGTCGactttttcaatatattacaGCGCCTCTTCAATTAACAGAAATTATTATGTATTTCACACTAACTATAATTCTTTGGCAGAGTTCATCATTCTATTACATATTTATCTGGGTTCTTGTTAATCAg ACTGAAACTGCTATTTCAAGCCATCGATGGTACAAGAagactttcaaaaattatcctaATCATCGTAAAATATACATTCCTTTTTTGATATGA